The nucleotide sequence TCAGCACAGCGCCGGGAGTGCAACTGGTGGAAGACTGGACGGCAAACTATTTCCCTATGCCCATTGATGCCAGTGGCCGTGATCCGGTATTAGTGGGTCGCATTCGTCAGGATTTGTCTCATCCCTGTGGTTTAGAATTGTGGCTTTGTGGCGACCAAATCCGCAAGGGTGCAGCGTTAAACGCCGTGCAAATTGCTGAATTATTAGTGGAAAAACAACTCCTCGGCCATCGGTCTTAGAACAGATGTGTGGAACAGGCATCTTGCCTGTTATCAGTCGGGTGTCACGAAGAGGATAAGGCTACAGGGGGAGTAGGGGGTGAACCGGGAGCAATCCCGAAGCACGGCAGGGGGAGGAGATAGGGTCAGGACAGACACTTCTTCCCTGAAACCTGAAACCTGAAACCTGAAACCTGAAACCTGAGAGATGACTCATGTAGGATACAAGATAACTGATAGAAGACAAATGGTAAGTTTTGGAAGAGTTATAACGGCAATGGTTACGCCGTTTCATGAAGACGGTAGTGTGAATTACACAGTGGCGGAACAGTTAGCCGCCCATCTAGTAGAGCAAGGAACGGATGCTGTTGTTGTGTGCGGAACGACGGGAGAATCTCCAACCTTGACTTGGGATGAAGAACACGAGTTGTTTCAAGTCGTGCAGAAGGCTGTGTTCGGAAAAGCGAAGGTGATCGCGGGAACGGGATCGAACTGCACCCAAGAGGCAATTCATGCCACCCAAAAAGCGTCTAAACTGGGATTAGATGGCAGTTTACAGGTTGTCCCCTATTACAATAAACCTCCCCAAGAAGGTTTGTATCGGCATTTTCAAGCGATCGCTCAATCGAGTCCCGATTTGCCGATAATGCTTTACAATATACCGGGACGCACTGGACAGAATCTCCTGCCGGAAACAGTGGCACGTTTAGCGGAGATTCCGAATATTGTGGCGATTAAGGAAGCCAGTGGCAATTTAGAACAAGTGAGCCAGGTGCGACGGTTGACACCTTCTGAATTTAAGATCTACTCTGGGGATGATTCGTTAACCTTACCGATGTTAGCCGTTGGCAGTTCGGGGGTGGTCAGTGTTGCTAGTCATTTGGTGGGAAGGCAACTCCAAGAAATGATACAAGCCTTTGAAGCAGGCCAAGTGCAAGTGGCAACGGAGATCCATATCCGGTTATTTGGGTTGTTTAAAGCCTTGTTTCTAACAGCAAACCCGATCCCCGTGAAAATAGCACTCAATTTGCAAGGCTGGAACGTGGGATCAACCCGTTTACCTTTGTATGATCCAAGCGTGGAAGTCACCAACACATTAAAGGACGTGCTGAGTCAGTTAAATCTTATCTGATAGTCTCGATCAGTTTGTAGCGATGGGTTCTGTAAGGAGGGTTTAACGATCTACGGCTGAAAAAACCAGATCAATCTGTAGAAACGTTTGATACATAGAGACGCGCCATGGCACGTCTGTACAGGGAACAGGGAACCCGAAGGAATAGAAAAACAGTCCCCTGATCCTACCGCAGGAGGAGCACAGAATTTTGGATTTCCGATTTTCTATTCTTGATCGCTCTGATTTTCAATTCCCTTTCGTCCCATAACCCCCCCTACAAAAAATGAGCAGGATTTATAGAATCAATAATGATGATCAGCGATGTTTTGTCCCAATCCTAAACGATCCTTAAATCCTGGCAAAGTTTTCTAGGTTTCTGACAACTAAATACTGAACAGAATTGACAGAATTTATCAAGTAATCACGAGGGATCCTGTAAATTCTGGAAATTCTTAAATTCAGCCCTTATTTCATTGGTAAACCATTAACAAAAAAAAGGAAAGAATCAGCATGATGAGAAACGGTAACACCCCAATTATTAGAAAAAGAACCTCTGCTATGACTTCAGAACCTTCCACCCCTGTCTTTAACTCCGGTGCTTTAAGAATTATTCCTTTAGGGGGATTACATGAAATTGGAAAAAACACCTGTGTGTTTGAATATGAAGATGAAATTGTGATTTTAGATGCCGGGTTAGCGTTTCCAACGGATGGAATGCACGGCGTTAATATTGTTTTACCGGATGTTACCTATCTACGGGAAAACCGGGAAAAAATTAAAGGCATGATTGTCACTCACGGACATGAAGATCATATTGGTGGTATTCCCTTTCACCTCAAACAATTTGAAGTTCCGGTGATTTATGGCCCTCGATTAGCGATGGCATTGTTACAAGGAAAATTAGAAGAAGCCGGAGTTGCAGAACGCACAGAATTAAGATCCGTTCGTCCCCGTGAAATGGTGAGAATTGGCAAATATTTCTTGGTCGAATATATTCGGAATACTCACTCCATTGCTGATAGTTTTACTGTTGCGATTACGACCCCTGTTGGTGTGGTGATTCATACGGGAGATTTTAAAATTGATCATACTCCGGTAGATGGAGAATTTTTTGATTTCCAACGGTTAGCCGAATATGGAGAAAAAGGCGTTCACTGTTTATTAAGTGACTCTACAAACGCTGAAATCCCAGGCTTTACGCCTTCTGAAAGTTCCGTTTATCCCAATTTAGAACGAATTTTTGCCCAAGCTCAGGGTCGAATTTTAGTCACTACCTTTGCTTCTTCGGTTCACCGTCTAAATATCATTTTAAATATTGCCCAAAAGCAAGGTCGATTAGTATCGGTGGTGGGTCGATCTATGTTAAACGTGATTGCTCACGCTCGGACGTTAGGCTATGTCAAATGTGAAGATCGGTTGTTTGTTCCTCTGAATTCAATTAATGGGATTCCCGATGATAAATTGCTGATTTTAACAACGGGATCTCAAGGGGAACCGTTATCGGCTTTAACCCGAATTGCTGAAGGTGCACACCGTCAAATTGGGATTAAGAAAGGGGATACGGTTGTTTTCTCAGCGAACCCCATTCCGGGTAATACGATTGCAGTCGTCAATACCATTGATAAATTGATGATGCAGGGGGCAAATGTGATTTATGGTCGCGAGAAGGGAATTCATGTTTCCGGTCATGGATGCCAAGAAGATCAGAAATTAATGTTAGCCTTAACTCGTCCGAAATTCTTTGTTCCTGTTCATGGAGAACACCGGATGTTAGTTCAACACCAAAAGACGGCTCAAAGTATGGGAATTCCCCCCGAAAATATGGTGTTAATTGATAACGGTTTTGTGGTAGAATTAACGAAAGAATCGATTCGGATTGCCGATAAAGTTCAAGCCGGAATTGAACCCGTAGACTCCTCTCGCTCTGGCGTTGTTAAAGATGAAACCATGAAAGAACGACGTCAATTAGCAGAAGAAGGAGTTGTTACTGTAGCGGCGGCGGTTGGAACCGATGGTAAGTTATTAGCAAGACCTGAAATTCATTTGAAAGGGGTTGTGAATAGTGTTGACCAAGGTTCTATTCAACAACAATTAAGCCAAACTATTGAGAATGTTTTAACGGAACGTTGGACAGAATTCGCCCGCACATTTGGTACGGAAACGAAGGAAATTGATTGGGAAGGGTTAAAGACTCAAATTGAACGTTCTATTCAGCGTGTTTTGCGTCGAGAAATTCCCAGTAACCCTTTGTTAGTGTTATTAGTACAAACCCCTGAAGGAGAACAAGAAACTTCAGCAAAAGTAACGGGTCGTCGTCGTCCTCGCAGTACCGCACGAGTCGCGTCTTAGACTTAGAAATTCTTCAGAAACGGGGTTTGTGACCTCTCCCCCTAACCCCCTCTCCTCCAAGGCGAGGGGAAATTTTTCTTAAATCCTAAGTAAATGTACTGATACCCCAGGACATTGTGATCAAAATCATGGAAATTGAGAGATTTATTTCACTGGGTTTTTCGGGTTAATCACTGATGATGGTATTCAGTTAATTCAGGAGAACCCAACTTATGCTACCGTTAAATCTAGTGTTAAATTTGGATAGGGATTTTACCACAGTTCAGGATATTACAACAGAAATTCATCATTATTTAAGAACTTCCGCCTCTATTATTGCTTCCTCATCTTATTTGCTCCAAGTCGCTTTGACCCAAGAAAAGAAAGTTGCTAAGTCCCCGGTAGAATATATAACACTGATTCAAGATGCGGCCCACTGTTTAGAAAACAATTGTTATCGGGTGATAGAAACAATTAATCAAACCAATTCTAATAGTTTGGCTCTTAACCGCATTCGGTTATATTTAGATAAAATGATCTGTTTTTGCCAAAAAATTTTACTAGATTTAGAGACGCTTTTAAATTCTAAGTATCTCGGTGAACTCAATTCTGTAAACGAAAAGTCTGAACTGATCAATTTAGTAGCGGGTTTAAATCAATGGGCGATGCAAATGACGGATGTGTTAAGTTCTCAACGATTTAATGATTATGTTCAACAGTTTGCTCAAGGCTTGTTAATGCAGTCTAGCGACGATGGTTTTGGGGAGTATCAATCTGCATGATCATATTAATCCTCAATTTTTATAGTATAAAACAAGGACATGGTGTGAATCATGTCCTAAAAAATATCTATTAATATTAAACCCAATTAACCTCCCGCAACCGCCGGAACAATACTAACTTCATCTCCTTGTTGAAGTTCAGTGTTTGCTCCTTGTAAAAAGCGAATATCTTCACTATTGACATAGAAATTCAAAAACTTACGGGGTTTTCCCTCGTCATCACAGAGACTTTTTTTAATCCCTGGACATTGGGTTTCTAAGGAATTAATTAATTCCGAAATATTAGAAGCTTCACACTCAATTACGGCTTCATTGTTGGTAAATTTTTGCAGGGGTGTGGGAATTAAAACTTTAACAGTCATAGGTTCAACAAAACTACAAATGAATGGATTTAGGTCAGTAGAAACGTTTCCAAGAACGCCTCTACTGTTCGGATATTCTAGGCAAGTTTGGGTTTAACACCGTGAAGGCTAAACTAACACTTGTTGCCATTCCAGACGGTCTAAGGTGCGAGCTCGTTCAATTGCCCGTTCAAAACTTTCTAATTTCGGTTCAATGGTTAAGGGTTCACCGACATCCCCTTGCACGGCTTCTTGGGTTTTTAAGCCATTGCCTGTAATATAAACAACGGTGGTTTCTTCAGGGTCAATTTTACCTGCTTCTACCAATTTTTTCAAGACGGCAATTGTAGTTCCGCCTGCGGTTTCGGTAAAAATTCCTTCCGTTTCGGCTAATAATTTAATGCCTTGAATAACTTCTTCATCGTTGACGCATTCAATATTTCCGTTGGTTTTGTTCGCTAATTCAACCGCATAAACTCCATCAGCAGGATTGCCAATGGCAATGGATTTAGCAATGGTATTGGGTTTAACCGGAGTAATAAAATCTCGTCCTTCTTTAAAAGCAGAAGCCACTGGAGAACAACCTTCTGCTTGTGCTCCACTGAAACGCACGGGTTTGTCATCCACTAAACCGACTTTGACGAATTCTTGAAAACCTTTATGAATTTTGGTAAACAGGGAACCGGAAGCAATGGGGGCGACAACATGGTCGGGTAATTTCCAGCCCAGTTGTTCAATCACTTCATAGCCAAGGGTTTTTGATCCTTCAGAATAGTAGGGACGCAGGTTAATATTCACAAAGCCCCAACCATGAGTATTGGCCACTTCTGAACACAGGCGATTAACTTGATCATAATTGCCTTTAACGGCCATTAAAATCGGGTTATAGATTAAGGTTCCTAAAATTTTACCCGCTTCTAAGTCCGCCGGGACAAACACACAACAGTCCAAACCTGCTCTTGCAGCAATGGCGGCGGTGGAGTTGGCTAAATTTCCGGTACTGGCGCAGGAAACCGTCGAAAAGCCTAATTCTCTAGCCCGACTTAGAGCAACGGACACCACCCGGTCTTTGAAGCTCAGGGTGGGCATATTCACAGCATCGTTTTTAATATAAAGATTTTTCAAACCCAGGCGACGGGCTAACCGTTCTGACTTAATCAGGGGGGTCATTCCGGTTCCAACATCAATCACATTCTCAGTAGCGACAGGAAGAAACTTGCGATAACGCCAAATGGAGTTAGGGCCAGCTTCAATGGTAGCGCGAGTCACGGTTTGGCGGAGCAGGTCATAGTTATATTGAACTTCTAGGGGGCCAAAACACACTTCACAAACGTGCTTGGCTTCGGGGGCGTATTCTTCGCCACACTCTTTACATTTGAGTTTGTCAAAAGTCGCCCCGGTTAAGTTTAAGTTGTTGGTGGTTGCCTGAGTCATGACCTGTCCTCCACTGAAAATCCGATACTGGAATGTTGAAAACAAAGTATCACAGTCTACAAATAGCCGTCAATCATACCCGACTTTTTTTGTCGGGATTAAAATCAAGTTGAACAATTTCCGGTCAAGATTCACCGCTCCGTCTCCTGAATCCCTTCATTGATTTAGGGGGACTCCGGTGATTTCTGAACTCAGGGGGTATATAGTATACAACTACTGAGAGAACTCAATTCACCTAAATCTAAAGATGCTAGATTACAAAGACCATCTGAGAAATGTTGGCTGAGGAGTATCGGTAAAAAACAATTCTTGATATGATATCGCGTGTTATTGGTGTGGTGTGGTGTGATAAGGAGTGATCGATGCCGAGTTCTGTTGATTTCACTGGGAGGCCATTTCACTTCATCGGGATTGGTGGGATTGGAATGTCAGCCCTCGCCTACATCCTAGCGAAGCGAAAGCTACCCATTTATGGCTCGGATATTCAACGTAGCCATATTACTCAACGCTTACAAGCGTTAGGTGCTCAAATCTTTTGTCATCAAGATGCAAGCAACTTTGAGTACATTAAACAATCCCTAGATGAAGGGAATCCCAAACCCAGTTCCCCAAGGTCACGAGGAGTAGAGTTATCAGTCTGTGAAAATGGATTGAACTCCCGGTCTGCTTCCGTCATTCAAGCGGAAACTTTTAATTCTAATGGCAAGACCAAACGGTCGCAAGAATTACCCCAGGTGATTTGTTCTACTGCCATCCATGCGGGAAACTCCGAATATCAAGCTGCTTTAGAGTTGGGCTGTCCGATTTTTCACCGTTCCGATTTACTAGCCGCGCTGATTCAAGATTACCAAAGTATTGCTGTGGCTGGAACCCATGGAAAAACCACCACCAGCAGTATGATTGCCTTCATGTTGCTCAACGCAGGTCTTGATCCCACAATTTTAGTTGGGGGAGAAGTGGATGCGTGGGAAGGGAATGCTCGTATGGGTCAGGGGCCTTATATGGTGGCTGAAGCCGATGAATCCGATGGTTCCCTGGTCAAAATCACGGCTCAAATCGGCGTAATTACCAATATTGAGTTAGACCATCCCGATCACTATGAAACCCTAGACCAAGTAATCAATACTTTTAAAGTCTTTGATACCAACTGTAAAACCCTAGTGGGTTGTATCGATTGTGCAATAGTACGGGATCAAATTCAACCCAGTATTACCTACAGCCTGAATCCTCACACAGAAGCTGATTACACTGCCAAAGCCATCGAATATAGACCCAATGGTATCTATGCTCAAATTGTGGAAAAAGGCAGTTTCTTGGGAGAGCTAGAGTTAAAATTGCTAGGGCAGCATAATCTCAGCAATGCCTTAGCTGCGATTGCGGTAGGACGCCAGTTAGGAATGGAGTTTTCCGTCATAGCCAAGGCATTAGCGGAATTTGAAGGAGCCAAACGTCGTTTTGAGTACCGAGGGTGTCACAACAACATCTTGTTTGTAGACGATTACGCCCATCATCCCAGCGAAATCCGAGTCACCCTCGCCGCTGCCCGCCTTCGGATGCAAGAAAGCACCTTAAACACTCAACCTCACCTTCAGCGTATTGTTGCGATTTTTCAACCCCATCGGTATAGTCGAACTCATGCCTTTCTGCAAGATTTTGCTCAGTGTTTCAGTGATGCTGATGTTGTTGTTCTCACCGAGATTTATAGTGCTGGGGAACCTAATCTTTGGGAAATTGACGGGCTCATGGTAGCAGACTTGATTGCCAATTACCATCCTCAAGTGTTATATCAACCCTCGATGGATGCCCTGAAGATCGGTTTAGCACAACTATTGCAACCTGGCGATTTAGTTCTCTTTCTCGGTGCAGGCAACCTCAACAAAATTATTCCAGAAGTTATGGCATTTTATCAGACTTCCCAGGACACTGGTGGGATAGAGCCAGAGTGCCAACACGCGCTTTTGGATTGA is from Planktothrix sp. FACHB-1365 and encodes:
- the dapA gene encoding 4-hydroxy-tetrahydrodipicolinate synthase; translated protein: MVSFGRVITAMVTPFHEDGSVNYTVAEQLAAHLVEQGTDAVVVCGTTGESPTLTWDEEHELFQVVQKAVFGKAKVIAGTGSNCTQEAIHATQKASKLGLDGSLQVVPYYNKPPQEGLYRHFQAIAQSSPDLPIMLYNIPGRTGQNLLPETVARLAEIPNIVAIKEASGNLEQVSQVRRLTPSEFKIYSGDDSLTLPMLAVGSSGVVSVASHLVGRQLQEMIQAFEAGQVQVATEIHIRLFGLFKALFLTANPIPVKIALNLQGWNVGSTRLPLYDPSVEVTNTLKDVLSQLNLI
- a CDS encoding ribonuclease J, encoding MTSEPSTPVFNSGALRIIPLGGLHEIGKNTCVFEYEDEIVILDAGLAFPTDGMHGVNIVLPDVTYLRENREKIKGMIVTHGHEDHIGGIPFHLKQFEVPVIYGPRLAMALLQGKLEEAGVAERTELRSVRPREMVRIGKYFLVEYIRNTHSIADSFTVAITTPVGVVIHTGDFKIDHTPVDGEFFDFQRLAEYGEKGVHCLLSDSTNAEIPGFTPSESSVYPNLERIFAQAQGRILVTTFASSVHRLNIILNIAQKQGRLVSVVGRSMLNVIAHARTLGYVKCEDRLFVPLNSINGIPDDKLLILTTGSQGEPLSALTRIAEGAHRQIGIKKGDTVVFSANPIPGNTIAVVNTIDKLMMQGANVIYGREKGIHVSGHGCQEDQKLMLALTRPKFFVPVHGEHRMLVQHQKTAQSMGIPPENMVLIDNGFVVELTKESIRIADKVQAGIEPVDSSRSGVVKDETMKERRQLAEEGVVTVAAAVGTDGKLLARPEIHLKGVVNSVDQGSIQQQLSQTIENVLTERWTEFARTFGTETKEIDWEGLKTQIERSIQRVLRREIPSNPLLVLLVQTPEGEQETSAKVTGRRRPRSTARVAS
- a CDS encoding MoaD/ThiS family protein; translation: MTVKVLIPTPLQKFTNNEAVIECEASNISELINSLETQCPGIKKSLCDDEGKPRKFLNFYVNSEDIRFLQGANTELQQGDEVSIVPAVAGG
- the thrC gene encoding threonine synthase, with product MTQATTNNLNLTGATFDKLKCKECGEEYAPEAKHVCEVCFGPLEVQYNYDLLRQTVTRATIEAGPNSIWRYRKFLPVATENVIDVGTGMTPLIKSERLARRLGLKNLYIKNDAVNMPTLSFKDRVVSVALSRARELGFSTVSCASTGNLANSTAAIAARAGLDCCVFVPADLEAGKILGTLIYNPILMAVKGNYDQVNRLCSEVANTHGWGFVNINLRPYYSEGSKTLGYEVIEQLGWKLPDHVVAPIASGSLFTKIHKGFQEFVKVGLVDDKPVRFSGAQAEGCSPVASAFKEGRDFITPVKPNTIAKSIAIGNPADGVYAVELANKTNGNIECVNDEEVIQGIKLLAETEGIFTETAGGTTIAVLKKLVEAGKIDPEETTVVYITGNGLKTQEAVQGDVGEPLTIEPKLESFERAIERARTLDRLEWQQVLV
- the murC gene encoding UDP-N-acetylmuramate--L-alanine ligase; translation: MPSSVDFTGRPFHFIGIGGIGMSALAYILAKRKLPIYGSDIQRSHITQRLQALGAQIFCHQDASNFEYIKQSLDEGNPKPSSPRSRGVELSVCENGLNSRSASVIQAETFNSNGKTKRSQELPQVICSTAIHAGNSEYQAALELGCPIFHRSDLLAALIQDYQSIAVAGTHGKTTTSSMIAFMLLNAGLDPTILVGGEVDAWEGNARMGQGPYMVAEADESDGSLVKITAQIGVITNIELDHPDHYETLDQVINTFKVFDTNCKTLVGCIDCAIVRDQIQPSITYSLNPHTEADYTAKAIEYRPNGIYAQIVEKGSFLGELELKLLGQHNLSNALAAIAVGRQLGMEFSVIAKALAEFEGAKRRFEYRGCHNNILFVDDYAHHPSEIRVTLAAARLRMQESTLNTQPHLQRIVAIFQPHRYSRTHAFLQDFAQCFSDADVVVLTEIYSAGEPNLWEIDGLMVADLIANYHPQVLYQPSMDALKIGLAQLLQPGDLVLFLGAGNLNKIIPEVMAFYQTSQDTGGIEPECQHALLD